One part of the Luteibacter yeojuensis genome encodes these proteins:
- a CDS encoding Isoquinoline 1-oxidoreductase subunit, whose translation MKRMRAVTSMLATIILLSGCTQRPDKPADQARVTDPLRTPADFASIADPHARSVALYGEVSRVIESPRCLNCHPDTRRPTQGDDLHAHVPYIQAGIEGHGVDGMTCATCHQAANVATFAEPASIPGNPRWALAPASMAWQGKTRGQICRQIKDPTRNGGHTLAQIQHHMAEDKLVGWAWHPGPGRKPAPGTQAALGALLTAWIDSGAACPEG comes from the coding sequence ATGAAACGCATGCGCGCCGTCACCTCGATGCTCGCCACGATCATCCTGTTATCGGGCTGCACACAGCGGCCCGACAAGCCCGCCGACCAGGCGAGGGTGACCGATCCGTTGCGCACGCCCGCCGACTTCGCCTCCATCGCGGACCCGCATGCACGCTCCGTCGCGCTGTATGGCGAGGTATCGCGCGTCATCGAAAGCCCGCGCTGCCTCAATTGCCATCCCGACACCCGCCGCCCCACGCAGGGCGACGACCTGCACGCGCACGTGCCGTACATCCAGGCCGGCATCGAAGGGCACGGCGTGGACGGGATGACCTGCGCCACCTGCCACCAGGCGGCGAATGTCGCCACCTTCGCCGAGCCGGCCTCCATTCCGGGAAATCCGCGCTGGGCGCTCGCGCCGGCATCGATGGCGTGGCAGGGCAAGACGCGCGGGCAAATCTGCCGCCAGATCAAGGATCCGACGCGCAATGGCGGGCATACGCTGGCGCAGATCCAGCATCACATGGCCGAAGACAAGCTCGTCGGCTGGGCCTGGCATCCCGGGCCCGGCAGGAAGCCGGCGCCAGGTACGCAGGCGGCATTGGGCGCCCTGCTTACGGCATGGATCGATAGCGGCGCGGCATGTCCGGAGGGGTGA
- a CDS encoding molybdopterin cofactor-binding domain-containing protein: MSAALRDPPGNPSRRRFLCASVAIGGGLLIGFPLVETSLAADAPVPPPDAFIRIGTDGRVTFIVPYVEMGQGALTSQAQILADELDVSMDDVTVEQAPPSDARYGSPIFMEQITGGSASLRGSWITLRAVGAAARTMLIAAAAERWQVRPSACQTRDGRVIHAGTKRRLGYGELATEAAGMPLPKSPRPKKLSDYRLIGQPQKRVDTPAKIDGSAIFGIDARPEGVRYAMVMASPVLGGRVVSVDPAEAMTIRGVWKVVHSDDAVAVVGDNTWAARKGLAAVRIEWDEGANAHLSTADMVAAADRALAEEGLPALRKGDVEAAERQAAGMYDEVFRLPMLAHAAMEPLSCTVHCQADRCEVWVGSQVVARAQKAAAAAAGLPLESVTVHNLFLGGGFGRRLEADYVGQAVRLAKQIDGPVKITWSREEDMRQDYYRFHNHSRVTVAVDGKGRPTSWRHRLAAPNIMARFLPIYQKDGVDLDAVDVAGGPYDIPNVRVDFIRHEAPRGLNTGNWRGVGPTRNVVITESVIDELAHRAGADPVDYRRAMMKGAPRDRAVLELVAEKSGWKDPLPKGRGRGVALCPAFGSHVAMVAEVSVEPSGMYRVERIVCAVDTGIVVNPDVVRAQIEGGAMFGITAVGYGRITVANGRVEQGNFDTYPVLRMVEAPEVEVHIVPSKADPGGVGEPGTSVAIAAVANAIFAATGKRFRTLPISPDDLREA; encoded by the coding sequence GTGAGCGCCGCCCTTCGCGATCCTCCCGGCAACCCGTCGCGCCGGCGCTTCCTTTGCGCGTCGGTGGCCATCGGCGGCGGCTTGCTCATCGGTTTTCCCCTGGTCGAGACCTCCCTGGCGGCCGATGCGCCCGTGCCCCCGCCGGACGCCTTCATTCGCATCGGCACCGATGGCCGGGTGACCTTCATCGTTCCGTATGTCGAGATGGGACAGGGCGCGCTCACCTCGCAGGCGCAGATCCTCGCCGACGAACTGGACGTCTCCATGGACGACGTCACGGTCGAACAGGCACCGCCCAGCGATGCCCGCTACGGCAGCCCCATCTTCATGGAACAGATCACCGGAGGCTCGGCGTCGCTGCGGGGTTCCTGGATCACCTTGCGCGCGGTCGGCGCCGCGGCGCGCACGATGTTGATCGCCGCCGCGGCCGAACGCTGGCAGGTGCGTCCGTCGGCATGCCAAACGCGCGACGGACGCGTGATCCATGCGGGAACGAAGCGCAGACTCGGGTATGGCGAGCTGGCGACCGAAGCGGCCGGGATGCCCCTGCCGAAGTCGCCGCGCCCGAAGAAGCTTTCCGACTATCGGCTGATCGGCCAGCCGCAGAAGCGGGTGGACACGCCCGCGAAGATCGACGGCAGCGCCATTTTCGGCATCGACGCGCGCCCGGAGGGCGTGCGCTACGCGATGGTGATGGCGTCTCCCGTGCTGGGCGGCCGGGTCGTCTCGGTCGACCCCGCGGAAGCGATGACGATCCGCGGCGTGTGGAAGGTCGTGCACAGCGACGACGCCGTGGCCGTCGTCGGCGACAACACATGGGCGGCGAGGAAGGGACTGGCCGCGGTACGCATCGAATGGGACGAAGGCGCCAACGCCCACCTGTCCACGGCCGACATGGTCGCCGCCGCCGATCGCGCGCTCGCAGAGGAAGGCCTGCCCGCGCTGCGCAAAGGGGATGTCGAGGCGGCGGAGCGGCAGGCCGCGGGCATGTACGACGAGGTGTTCCGGCTGCCGATGCTCGCGCACGCCGCGATGGAGCCGCTGAGCTGCACGGTGCATTGCCAGGCGGATCGCTGCGAAGTCTGGGTAGGCAGCCAGGTGGTGGCGCGTGCCCAGAAAGCGGCCGCCGCGGCGGCCGGGCTGCCGCTGGAAAGCGTGACGGTGCACAACCTCTTCCTCGGCGGCGGCTTCGGCCGCCGGCTGGAAGCCGACTACGTCGGCCAGGCGGTGCGCCTCGCGAAGCAGATCGACGGGCCGGTCAAGATCACGTGGAGCCGCGAGGAAGACATGCGGCAGGACTACTACCGCTTCCACAACCATAGCCGGGTCACGGTGGCCGTCGACGGGAAGGGCCGGCCGACCAGCTGGCGCCACCGGTTGGCGGCGCCGAACATCATGGCGCGCTTCCTGCCCATCTACCAGAAGGACGGCGTGGACCTCGACGCGGTCGACGTGGCCGGCGGTCCATATGACATTCCGAACGTGCGCGTCGATTTCATCCGTCACGAGGCGCCGCGTGGACTCAACACGGGCAACTGGCGCGGTGTCGGACCCACGCGCAACGTGGTCATCACGGAGTCGGTGATCGACGAGCTGGCGCATCGCGCGGGCGCCGATCCTGTGGACTATCGCAGGGCGATGATGAAAGGCGCGCCGCGGGATCGCGCCGTGCTGGAGCTGGTGGCGGAGAAGTCCGGGTGGAAGGACCCGTTGCCGAAGGGGCGGGGCCGCGGCGTCGCGCTGTGCCCGGCGTTCGGCAGTCATGTGGCCATGGTGGCCGAGGTGAGTGTCGAGCCGTCCGGCATGTATCGCGTGGAGCGCATCGTCTGCGCGGTCGACACCGGCATCGTGGTCAATCCCGACGTGGTCAGGGCGCAGATCGAAGGCGGCGCCATGTTCGGCATCACCGCCGTTGGCTATGGCCGCATCACCGTTGCGAACGGGCGGGTGGAGCAGGGCAATTTCGATACCTATCCCGTGCTGCGGATGGTCGAGGCACCGGAAGTGGAAGTGCACATCGTGCCCAGCAAGGCGGATCCCGGTGGCGTCGGCGAGCCGGGCACCTCGGTGGCGATCGCCGCCGTGGCCAACGCGATCTTCGCCGCGACGGGCAAGCGCTTCCGCACGCTTCCCATATCGCCCGACGACCTGAGGGAGGCATGA
- a CDS encoding 2Fe-2S iron-sulfur cluster-binding protein produces MAYAIQVNGEVREVDVESDTPLLWVLRDVCGLTGTKFGCGVALCGACTVHVDGHARRSCVMPVASVGSAAVTTIEALHEGPVGRALQRAWRELDVVQCGYCQSGQLMSAAALLAANPHPTRADIDAGMSGNICRCGTYKRIRAGIVMAAGFLAEGGAS; encoded by the coding sequence GTGGCTTACGCGATCCAGGTCAATGGCGAGGTGCGGGAGGTCGACGTCGAGAGCGACACGCCGCTGCTATGGGTCCTCCGCGATGTCTGCGGACTGACGGGAACGAAGTTCGGATGCGGCGTCGCCCTGTGCGGCGCGTGCACCGTCCATGTCGACGGCCATGCGAGGCGATCCTGCGTCATGCCTGTCGCCAGCGTCGGCAGCGCCGCGGTCACCACGATCGAAGCCCTGCACGAAGGGCCGGTCGGGCGGGCATTGCAACGGGCGTGGCGCGAACTGGACGTGGTGCAGTGCGGTTACTGCCAGTCGGGCCAGCTCATGTCGGCCGCCGCGCTGCTCGCGGCCAACCCCCATCCCACGCGGGCCGATATCGATGCCGGCATGTCCGGGAACATCTGTCGCTGCGGCACGTACAAGCGCATTCGTGCCGGCATCGTCATGGCGGCGGGCTTCCTGGCCGAAGGCGGCGCGTCGTGA